A genomic region of Vitis vinifera cultivar Pinot Noir 40024 chromosome 7, ASM3070453v1 contains the following coding sequences:
- the LOC100267480 gene encoding cathepsin B-like protease 3: MAMNQLCLATILLLLGAISTFHPEVVALKSVSQLKFNTKILQESMVELINANPKAGWKAAMNPRFSNYSVGQFMHLLGVKPTLQKDLEGVPVITHPKTLKLPKHFDARTAWPQCSTIGKILDQGHCGSCWAFGAVESLSDRFCIHFGMNISLSVNDLLACCGFLCGSGCDGGYPLYAWRYFIHHGVVTEECDPYFDATGCSHPGCEPGYPTPKCVRKCTDENQLWRKAKRYGQSAYRISSDPYQIMAEVYKNGPVEVAFTVYEDFAHYESGVYRYTTGDVMGGHAVKLIGWGTTDDGEDYWILANQWNRNWGDDGYFMIRRGVNECGIEEGVVAGLPSSKNLMIGDFESVDADRHVSI; the protein is encoded by the exons ATGGCGATGAATCAGCTGTGCTTGGCGACGATTCTTCTACTTTTGGGGGCCATCTCCACGTTTCACCCGGAG GTTGTTGCTCTGAAATCAGTCTCTCAGCTCAAGTTTAACACTAAGATTCTTCAG GAGTCGATGGTTGAGCTGATAAATGCAAATCCCAAGGCTGGGTGGAAAGCTGCCATGAATCCTCGTTTCTCCAATTACTCT GTTGGCCAATTTATGCACCTTCTTGGAGTCAAACCAACACTTCAGAAGGATTTGGAGGGTGTTCCTGTCATAACTCATCCAAAAACTTTAAAGCTTCCAAAACATTTTGATGCAAGAACAGCTTGGCCTCAATGTAGCACCATCGGGAAAATTCTTG atcaggGTCATTGTGGCTCTTGTTGGGCTTTTGGTGCTGTTGAATCGCTGTCAGATCGTTTTTGTATCCATTTTGGCATG AATATTTCTCTCTCTGTAAATGATCTCTTAGCATGCTGTGGCTTTTTGTGTGGAAGTGGTTGTGATGGGGGTTATCCTCTTTATGCATGGCGATATTTTATTCACCATGGTGTTGTCACTGAGGag TGTGACCCATACTTTGATGCTACTGGCTGTTCTCACCCTGGTTGTGAACCTGGATATCCCACCCCAAAGTGTGTGAGGAAGTGCACTGATGAAAACCAACTGTGGAGAAAGGCAAAGCGTTATGGTCAAAGTGCATATAGAATCAGTTCTGATCCCTACCAAATTATGGCAGAAGTGTACAAGAATGGACCTGTTGAGGTTGCCTTCACTGTTTATGAG GATTTTGCTCATTATGAGTCAGGAGTTTACAGATACACCACAGGCGATGTCATGGGAGGTCATGCCGTTAAGCTGATAGGTTGGGGAACCACCGATGATGGGGAGGATTATTGG ATTCTTGCAAACCAGTGGAACAGAAACTGGGGCGAT GATGGTTACTTCATGATCCGAAGAGGAGTAAATGAGTGTGGCATCGAAGAGGGCGTGGTTGCTGGTTTGCCTTCTTCCAAAAACTTGATGATTGGAGACTTTGAAAGTGTGGATGCTGATCGCCATGTCTCAATTTGA